In Mycolicibacter virginiensis, the DNA window ACGGTGAACAGCAGCAGCGCTGGTAAACACGGGTTTCCGATCGTCACCGCGAACTCGGTGCCGCCGACCGTGAGCGTGGCGGAGCGAGCGTCACTGCCGTCAAGGCGGGCGTAGGGCTGCCATTCCGGCGGTGCGGTATCGGCGACAGTGGCAAGGGTTGCGACCAGTGAGTCGGCGTCGTCGGCGCCGACGAACAAGTGCATACGGCTAAGCGAGATTGCGTCCATGGCCCGGACCGTAGGGGTGCTGGGTGACACATGACTGGTCAGGCGCGTGTCACCCAGCGGTGCCAAGCTGGAAGCATGCGGATCTCGCTGATCGTCTTGTACTGCTCCGATCTTGAGGCAGCCCACCACTTATACGGCGACGTGCTGGGCCTGCCGCTGGTCCCCGAGCAGCATGGCGATGGACCGGTGCACTACTCAGCGACGCTCGATGACGGCATGGTGATTGAGCTGTACCCGTGTGGGGATCAGCCGCCGACGCGGACGCGGCTGGCGCTCCAACTGCCGCACATCGGCCCGGCGGCCGACGCGGCGAAGGCGGCGGGGTACGTGGTGAGGCCTCAGAAATTTGGCGTGCTGGTCACGGGGCCGGACGGGGTACGGGTCGAGCTGCGAGGAGTGCCGGAGGCCTAGCCGCGGATCGCCGCGTCGACGATCCGCTGCAGCTCCGCGACGCCGACTTCACTGCTCGTGTACCAGTGCCCGGTGAAGCTCCAGCTGGGCAGGGGCGCCCGCTCCAGGACCGCAGCCACCGCGGCATCCAGCTGCTGTTCGGTTACGCCGGCCGGGGCCAGGCGCTCGACCACGAAGCGGCGTAGCTGGGCGGG includes these proteins:
- a CDS encoding VOC family protein is translated as MRISLIVLYCSDLEAAHHLYGDVLGLPLVPEQHGDGPVHYSATLDDGMVIELYPCGDQPPTRTRLALQLPHIGPAADAAKAAGYVVRPQKFGVLVTGPDGVRVELRGVPEA